Proteins from one Parasteatoda tepidariorum isolate YZ-2023 chromosome 4, CAS_Ptep_4.0, whole genome shotgun sequence genomic window:
- the LOC107439629 gene encoding vasculin isoform X1, with product MANKNPPAHDFAPAWLKIPTYNSYKPSGASSERGGHTSRRDEHSFGFTRHKESDPLAYHSYFNECRKDRDDYEDAYPSVNNVHYYGMDNGFNGCNNQALLSRRPHSRHDFRISLSYAKADAPKHMTKNGSGYYHNKGKGKLNDNGCVSNNGIGDGRGMGVTSNNFNQEFPSLQGDISEEPSTVPALNGSAWEKPRNIKINNTGIGKKIQLVKKPVKGENSCESSRKSPASSSSGPLTKSSNTISSITNPHTVIVTPVAKGSSPNCRALIPAKSTVMKKPIKETLKITNKNVIFQKSSTAPAPSSHSMEILVKHPKAPGNKSEFLKALRNETKEQEESERDFSEKNDIIKNNNESMESPSEEPHVNGIDISKLSFNDSDDREKSFLSSSLEAEERLLREMGWKEEVSDDENYAPLTEDELREFQEFRVRSETEKKSDAEKVINKNGIRRPLLANLSPLRLAPFPSVAPPTENTSSSSDSEDDS from the exons ATGGCGAATAAAAACCCTCCTGCACATGATTTTGCACCAGCGTGGCTCAAGATACCCACTTATAATAGTTAT AAGCCCTCTGGTGCATCCAGCGAGCGTGGCGGACATACTAGTCGTAGAGATGAACATAGCTTTGGTTTCACCCGCCACAAAGAAAGTGATCCTCTAGCTTATCactcatattttaatgaatgcagAAAAGATAGGGATG actACGAAGATGCATACCCTTCAGTCAACAATGTGCATTATTATGGTATGGATAATGGTTTCAACGGATGTAATAATCAAGCACTTCTCTCACGCAGACCGCATAGCAGGCATGACTTTCGTATTTCACTCTCATATGCAAag GCTGATGCTCCCAAACACATGACAAAGAATGGTAGTGGCTATTACCACAACAAAGGAAAGGGAAAATTGAATGACAATGGTTGTGTGAGTAACAATGGTATTGGTGATGGACGTGGTATGGGAGTGACCAGCAATAATTTCAATCAAGAATTT CCATCTCTGCAAGGAGACATCTCTGAAGAGCCAAGTACTGTTCCAGCTTTGAACGGCAGTGCTTGGG aaaaacctagaaatatcaaaattaataatactggAATTGGGAAAAAGATTCAACTTGTGAAAAAACCCGTTAAGGGAGAGAATTCTTGTGAGAGCTCCAGAAAAAGTCCAG catCTTCATCATCTGGACCTCTTACAAAATCCTCGAATACCATCTCTAGCATTACCAATCCGCACACTGTCATCGTCACTCCAGTTGCCAAAGGCAGCTCTCCAAATTGCAGAGCTCTCATCCCTGCCAAAAGTACTGTCATGAAAAAACCGATTAAGGAAACTCTGAAAATTACTAATAAG aATGTGATCTTCCAGAAGTCCTCCACTGCACCAGCTCCATCATCTCATTCCATggaaattttagtaaaacatCCAAAAGCACCAGGTAATAAATCTGAATTCTTAAAAGCCCTTCGCAATGAGACAAAAGAACAGGAAGAAAGTGAAAgagatttttctgagaaaaatgacatcatcaaaaataataat GAATCTATGGAGAGCCCTTCCGAAGAACCACATGTAAATGGCAttgatatttctaaattatcatttaatgacAGTGATGATAGGGAAAAGAGTTTTCTATCCAGCTCTCTTGAAGCAGAAGAAAG GTTGTTGCGTGAAATGGGATGGAAAGAGGAAGTGTCAGATGATGAAAATTATGCTCCTTTAACTGAAGATGAATTGCGTGAATTTCAAGAGTTTCGTGTTAGATCTGAAACAGAGAAGAAATCAGATGCAGAAAAG
- the LOC107439629 gene encoding vasculin isoform X2 — MANKNPPAHDFAPAWLKIPTYNSYKPSGASSERGGHTSRRDEHSFGFTRHKESDPLAYHSYFNECRKDRDDYEDAYPSVNNVHYYGMDNGFNGCNNQALLSRRPHSRHDFRISLSYAKADAPKHMTKNGSGYYHNKGKGKLNDNGCVSNNGIGDGRGMGVTSNNFNQEFPSLQGDISEEPSTVPALNGSAWEKPRNIKINNTGIGKKIQLVKKPVKGENSCESSRKSPASSSSGPLTKSSNTISSITNPHTVIVTPVAKGSSPNCRALIPAKSTVMKKPIKETLKITNKKSSTAPAPSSHSMEILVKHPKAPGNKSEFLKALRNETKEQEESERDFSEKNDIIKNNNESMESPSEEPHVNGIDISKLSFNDSDDREKSFLSSSLEAEERLLREMGWKEEVSDDENYAPLTEDELREFQEFRVRSETEKKSDAEKVINKNGIRRPLLANLSPLRLAPFPSVAPPTENTSSSSDSEDDS, encoded by the exons ATGGCGAATAAAAACCCTCCTGCACATGATTTTGCACCAGCGTGGCTCAAGATACCCACTTATAATAGTTAT AAGCCCTCTGGTGCATCCAGCGAGCGTGGCGGACATACTAGTCGTAGAGATGAACATAGCTTTGGTTTCACCCGCCACAAAGAAAGTGATCCTCTAGCTTATCactcatattttaatgaatgcagAAAAGATAGGGATG actACGAAGATGCATACCCTTCAGTCAACAATGTGCATTATTATGGTATGGATAATGGTTTCAACGGATGTAATAATCAAGCACTTCTCTCACGCAGACCGCATAGCAGGCATGACTTTCGTATTTCACTCTCATATGCAAag GCTGATGCTCCCAAACACATGACAAAGAATGGTAGTGGCTATTACCACAACAAAGGAAAGGGAAAATTGAATGACAATGGTTGTGTGAGTAACAATGGTATTGGTGATGGACGTGGTATGGGAGTGACCAGCAATAATTTCAATCAAGAATTT CCATCTCTGCAAGGAGACATCTCTGAAGAGCCAAGTACTGTTCCAGCTTTGAACGGCAGTGCTTGGG aaaaacctagaaatatcaaaattaataatactggAATTGGGAAAAAGATTCAACTTGTGAAAAAACCCGTTAAGGGAGAGAATTCTTGTGAGAGCTCCAGAAAAAGTCCAG catCTTCATCATCTGGACCTCTTACAAAATCCTCGAATACCATCTCTAGCATTACCAATCCGCACACTGTCATCGTCACTCCAGTTGCCAAAGGCAGCTCTCCAAATTGCAGAGCTCTCATCCCTGCCAAAAGTACTGTCATGAAAAAACCGATTAAGGAAACTCTGAAAATTACTAATAAG AAGTCCTCCACTGCACCAGCTCCATCATCTCATTCCATggaaattttagtaaaacatCCAAAAGCACCAGGTAATAAATCTGAATTCTTAAAAGCCCTTCGCAATGAGACAAAAGAACAGGAAGAAAGTGAAAgagatttttctgagaaaaatgacatcatcaaaaataataat GAATCTATGGAGAGCCCTTCCGAAGAACCACATGTAAATGGCAttgatatttctaaattatcatttaatgacAGTGATGATAGGGAAAAGAGTTTTCTATCCAGCTCTCTTGAAGCAGAAGAAAG GTTGTTGCGTGAAATGGGATGGAAAGAGGAAGTGTCAGATGATGAAAATTATGCTCCTTTAACTGAAGATGAATTGCGTGAATTTCAAGAGTTTCGTGTTAGATCTGAAACAGAGAAGAAATCAGATGCAGAAAAG